The segment CACCCACTTTCCGGTAAAAGGTGCGAGAACAGTACCACAAGACCTTTTGCTGTTATGTTGGCTGAAGACACCTCAACACGTCCTCTTTCCGGCATAGCAAAGGCAGATCTTGTGGTGGAAATGCCGGTCGTAAAGGACTCAATTACGCGAATAATGGCGCTTTACGCGTGTGAAGAGCCGGAAGCCATAGGTTCTGTCAGGTCAGCTCGGGATGATTTTATTCCTCTCGCCGCGGGATTTGACGCCATATATGCCCACTGGGGAGGTTCTTCTTTTGCCTTGAAAGAATTGAATAAGGATATTTTAGATAATTTGGATGCCTTAATAAATCCAAACAACGTTTTTTATAGAAAGAGCGGTATTTTAGCGCCGGATAACGGTTTTACGTCTTACGCCCGCCTTTTAGAAACCTCTATTTTTTTAGACTACCGCTTAAAAACTGATTTTGAGGGATATCCGGATTTAGAAGAGTCCAGCCCAGAGATAGATACTCCTTCCACAATTTTTATATCGTATCCGAAACCTTTTGATGTTAGTTATATTTACAGTAAAGATAAAAATGAATACTTAAGATGGCGTGGTTCTAAGCCTGAGATTGATGCACTGGACGGCTCGCAGGTATCGGCAAAAGTCCTTGTTATAATGAAAACAAGCACACGCCAGATTAACGCGGATTACAACGATGTAGATGTTACAGGAGAAGGGGATGCTGTAATTTTTCAAAACGGGGGAA is part of the Candidatus Spechtbacterales bacterium genome and harbors:
- a CDS encoding DUF3048 domain-containing protein, translated to MTISRKDTVLIILSTLLLVVVSGVFYFDLNKPRTVDVLPQTVVKEEIKNDPHPLSGKRCENSTTRPFAVMLAEDTSTRPLSGIAKADLVVEMPVVKDSITRIMALYACEEPEAIGSVRSARDDFIPLAAGFDAIYAHWGGSSFALKELNKDILDNLDALINPNNVFYRKSGILAPDNGFTSYARLLETSIFLDYRLKTDFEGYPDLEESSPEIDTPSTIFISYPKPFDVSYIYSKDKNEYLRWRGSKPEIDALDGSQVSAKVLVIMKTSTRQINADYNDVDVTGEGDAVIFQNGGMQKVKWEKSVDSIYSKLKFLDAKGNEVPLVAGNKWIHIIDTYTPVLWGDNNV